In Pseudomonas lalkuanensis, the following are encoded in one genomic region:
- the metE gene encoding 5-methyltetrahydropteroyltriglutamate--homocysteine S-methyltransferase: MALSHSLGFPRIGRDRELKKALEAFWKGELDEAGLRVVGRQLRAEHWQLQKDAGIDLLPVGDFAWYDQVLTHSLTFGVIPERFRPHDGKPGLQTLFAMARGVSKGCCGGAHAQEMTKWFDTNYHYLVPEFTADQQFALSWEQLFEDVDEARALGHSVKPVLIGPLTYLWLGKAKGGDFDRLDLLERLLPVYGEIFQRLAAQGVEWVQIDEPILVLDLPQDWKNAFERAYNLLQKEPLKKLIATYFGGLEDNLGLAASLPLDGLHIDLVRAPEQFPTILDRLPAYKVLSLGVVNGRNVWRCDLEKALDVLRHAHERLGERLWVAPSCSLLHSPVDLAREDKLDAELKSWLAFAVQKCEEVALLSRALSEPEAPAVLDALAASREVQASRAASPRIHKAEVQARVAALKPEDSERSSPFAVRIARQRERLYLPAFPTTTIGSFPQTSAIRLARQAFRQGKLSAAEYTEAMHSEIRHAVEVQEQLGLDVLVHGEAERNDMVEYFAEQLNGYAFTRFGWVQSYGSRCVKPAVIVGDLSRPQAMTVEWIRYAQGLTAKWMKGMLTGPVTMLMWSFPREDLSREVQARQLALAIRDEVVDLEEAGIRIVQIDEAAFREGLPLRRAEWQHYLDWASEAFRLTASGVRDETQIHTHMCYSEFNDVIESIAAMDADVITIETSRSDMELLDAFEAFAYPNEIGPGVYDIHSPRVPDSAEMAALLRKAAERIPAERLWVNPDCGLKTRAWPETEAALVNMVAAARQLRAEFA, from the coding sequence ATGGCCCTGTCCCATTCCCTCGGGTTCCCGCGCATCGGCCGCGACCGTGAACTGAAGAAGGCGCTGGAAGCCTTCTGGAAGGGCGAACTGGATGAAGCCGGCCTGCGTGTGGTCGGCCGCCAATTGCGTGCCGAGCACTGGCAGTTGCAGAAGGACGCCGGTATCGACCTGCTGCCGGTGGGCGATTTCGCCTGGTACGACCAGGTGCTGACCCATTCCCTCACCTTCGGCGTCATTCCCGAGCGCTTCCGCCCCCACGACGGCAAGCCGGGCCTGCAGACCCTGTTCGCCATGGCCCGTGGTGTCAGCAAGGGCTGCTGCGGCGGCGCCCATGCCCAGGAAATGACGAAGTGGTTCGATACCAACTACCACTATCTCGTCCCCGAATTCACCGCTGACCAGCAGTTCGCCCTGAGCTGGGAGCAACTGTTCGAGGACGTGGATGAAGCCCGCGCCCTTGGCCACAGCGTCAAGCCGGTGCTGATCGGTCCGCTGACCTACCTCTGGCTGGGCAAGGCCAAGGGAGGCGACTTCGACAGGCTCGACCTGCTGGAGCGGCTGCTGCCGGTATATGGCGAGATTTTCCAGCGCCTGGCTGCCCAGGGGGTGGAGTGGGTACAGATCGACGAGCCGATCCTGGTGCTGGACCTGCCCCAGGACTGGAAGAACGCCTTCGAACGCGCCTACAACCTGCTGCAGAAGGAACCGCTGAAGAAGCTGATCGCCACCTATTTCGGCGGCCTGGAAGACAACCTCGGCCTGGCTGCCAGCCTGCCGCTGGACGGCCTGCACATCGACCTGGTGCGCGCGCCCGAGCAGTTCCCGACCATCCTCGATCGCCTGCCGGCCTACAAGGTGCTGTCCCTTGGCGTGGTGAACGGCCGCAACGTCTGGCGCTGCGACCTGGAAAAGGCCCTCGACGTGCTGCGCCATGCCCATGAGCGCCTGGGCGAGCGCCTTTGGGTCGCGCCGTCCTGCTCGCTGCTGCACAGCCCGGTGGACCTGGCCCGGGAAGACAAGCTGGATGCCGAGCTGAAGAGCTGGCTGGCCTTCGCCGTGCAGAAATGCGAGGAAGTGGCATTGCTGTCCCGCGCCCTGAGCGAACCCGAAGCGCCGGCCGTGCTCGACGCCCTGGCCGCCAGCCGTGAGGTGCAGGCCAGTCGCGCCGCCTCGCCGCGCATCCACAAGGCAGAGGTGCAGGCCCGCGTTGCCGCGCTGAAACCGGAAGACAGCGAGCGTTCGTCACCCTTCGCCGTGCGTATCGCCAGGCAGCGTGAGCGCCTGTATCTGCCGGCCTTCCCCACCACCACCATCGGCTCCTTCCCGCAGACTTCGGCCATTCGTCTGGCGCGACAGGCCTTCAGGCAAGGCAAGCTGTCGGCGGCCGAGTACACCGAGGCCATGCACAGCGAAATCCGTCATGCGGTGGAGGTGCAGGAGCAACTGGGCCTCGATGTACTGGTGCATGGCGAGGCCGAACGCAATGACATGGTGGAGTACTTCGCCGAGCAACTGAACGGCTATGCCTTCACCCGTTTCGGCTGGGTGCAGAGCTACGGTTCCCGCTGCGTGAAACCGGCGGTGATCGTTGGCGACCTGAGCCGTCCGCAGGCGATGACCGTGGAGTGGATCCGCTACGCCCAGGGCCTGACCGCCAAGTGGATGAAGGGCATGCTGACCGGGCCGGTGACCATGCTGATGTGGTCCTTCCCGCGTGAGGACCTGTCTCGCGAGGTGCAGGCCCGCCAACTGGCGCTGGCCATCCGTGATGAAGTGGTGGACCTGGAGGAAGCCGGCATCCGCATCGTGCAGATCGACGAGGCGGCCTTCCGCGAGGGCCTGCCGCTACGCCGGGCCGAGTGGCAGCACTATCTGGACTGGGCCAGCGAAGCCTTCCGCCTGACCGCCAGCGGCGTGCGCGACGAGACTCAGATCCATACCCATATGTGCTACAGCGAGTTCAACGATGTGATCGAGTCCATCGCAGCCATGGACGCCGACGTCATCACCATCGAGACCTCGCGCTCGGACATGGAGCTGCTGGATGCCTTCGAGGCCTTCGCCTATCCGAATGAGATCGGTCCGGGCGTCTACGACATCCACTCGCCGCGCGTACCGGACAGCGCCGAGATGGCCGCGCTGCTGCGCAAGGCCGCCGAACGCATTCCCGCCGAGCGCCTGTGGGTCAATCCCGATTGCGGCCTGAAGACCCGCGCCTGGCCGGAAACCGAAGCGGCCCTGGTGAACATGGTGGCGGCGGCCCGGCAGTTGCGTGCGGAGTTCGCCTGA
- the metR gene encoding transcriptional regulator MetR yields the protein MLELRHLKTLHALREADSLVEAADRLHLTQSALSHQFKELEERLGMQLFVRKTKPVRFTSAGLRLLQLADSLLPQLRSAERDLARLAGGTAGRLHMAIECHSCFQWLMPTIDQFRDAWPEVELDLASGFSFAPLPALARGDLDLVVTADPVDLAGITYVPLFTYEALLAVDNQHALANKPFIVPEDLASLTLITYPVERDRLDVFTRFLEPADVEPAQVRTSELTVMMMQLVASGRGVCCLPNWALHEYSSRGYVTAKRLGEKGLYCTLYAAIRADMLDAPFMRDFLLTAKDTSFATLEGVSAAR from the coding sequence ATGCTCGAGCTGCGCCATCTCAAGACCCTGCACGCCCTGCGCGAAGCCGACAGCCTGGTGGAAGCGGCCGATCGCCTGCACCTGACCCAGTCCGCTCTGTCCCACCAGTTCAAGGAACTGGAGGAACGCCTCGGCATGCAACTCTTCGTGCGCAAGACCAAGCCCGTGCGTTTCACCAGCGCCGGCCTGCGCCTGCTGCAGCTGGCCGACAGCCTCCTGCCGCAACTGCGCAGCGCCGAGCGCGACCTGGCGCGCCTGGCCGGCGGCACCGCCGGCCGGCTGCACATGGCCATCGAGTGCCATAGCTGCTTCCAGTGGCTGATGCCCACCATCGACCAGTTCCGCGATGCCTGGCCGGAAGTGGAGCTGGACCTGGCGTCGGGCTTCTCCTTCGCTCCCTTGCCCGCCCTGGCCCGTGGCGACCTGGACCTGGTGGTGACCGCCGACCCGGTGGACCTGGCCGGGATCACCTACGTACCGCTGTTCACCTACGAGGCGCTGCTGGCGGTGGATAACCAGCACGCCCTGGCGAACAAGCCCTTCATCGTGCCCGAAGACCTGGCCAGCCTGACGCTGATTACCTACCCGGTGGAACGCGACCGCCTGGACGTCTTCACCCGCTTCCTCGAACCCGCCGACGTGGAACCGGCGCAGGTACGCACTTCCGAACTCACGGTGATGATGATGCAGCTGGTGGCCAGCGGCCGCGGGGTCTGCTGCCTGCCCAACTGGGCACTGCACGAATACAGCTCGCGGGGCTACGTCACTGCCAAGCGCCTGGGGGAGAAAGGGTTGTATTGCACGCTTTACGCGGCGATCCGCGCCGACATGCTGGACGCGCCCTTCATGCGCGACTTCCTGCTGACAGCGAAGGACACCTCGTTTGCGACGCTCGAAGGGGTGAGTGCGGCGCGGTAG
- a CDS encoding TolC family outer membrane protein: MRARMAMAGFLGAVALPATAMDLSEAWNVYQNQGPTYLASVHERQAGQEYKELGKAGLLPNINATAYWKRVDGTSEQDNIFGRSVESDLEYDSKGAVVELRQPLFNKQRMAEYRQGNQRTLFSDAVFDAKTQESAVSLASRYFSVLLALETIDLAKVKLKNLEQQVLAAKRRFQLGDGTVIDVDQASARRDLAQAELIEAEDSLLVARRLLQELLGVLPEEMSTLRTEFPTPPLEPPTLQDWISDARANNPTIIARSRSLDIADEEVNRAKAGHWPTLDFVAAYNDAESDSVSTQNQTNKYGSVGVEFRMPIFAGGATNAQVRQASANRELANDQLNSSREEVLSGTTREFRGVQSGEQRVRALEKAVVSSERAQDSARKGFQAGTSTNLDILNAEEQAFIARRDLLEAKLRYLLSRLRLAAAVGSLGEDDIQQANAYLGPSLSMHP, encoded by the coding sequence ATGAGAGCCCGGATGGCCATGGCCGGTTTTCTCGGAGCTGTCGCCCTGCCCGCGACAGCCATGGACTTGAGCGAAGCCTGGAACGTCTACCAGAACCAGGGGCCGACCTATCTGGCCTCGGTGCATGAGCGGCAGGCCGGCCAGGAATACAAGGAACTGGGCAAGGCCGGCCTGCTGCCGAACATCAACGCCACCGCCTACTGGAAACGGGTGGATGGCACCAGCGAACAGGACAACATCTTCGGACGCTCCGTGGAGAGCGACCTGGAGTACGACTCAAAGGGGGCGGTGGTGGAGTTGCGCCAACCCCTGTTCAACAAGCAGAGGATGGCCGAGTACCGCCAGGGCAATCAGCGCACCCTGTTCAGTGACGCGGTGTTCGACGCCAAGACCCAGGAGTCGGCGGTCAGCCTGGCCAGCCGTTATTTCTCGGTGCTGCTGGCGCTGGAAACCATCGATCTGGCCAAGGTGAAGCTGAAGAACCTGGAACAGCAGGTGCTGGCCGCCAAGCGGCGCTTCCAGCTCGGCGACGGTACGGTGATCGACGTCGACCAGGCCTCCGCCCGGCGCGACCTGGCCCAGGCCGAGCTGATCGAGGCCGAAGACAGCCTGCTGGTGGCGCGGCGTCTTTTGCAGGAGCTGCTTGGCGTGCTGCCCGAGGAAATGTCCACCCTGCGCACCGAGTTCCCCACGCCGCCGCTGGAGCCGCCGACCCTGCAGGACTGGATCAGCGACGCGCGGGCCAACAACCCGACCATCATCGCTCGCAGCCGCAGCCTGGACATCGCCGACGAAGAGGTGAACCGGGCCAAGGCCGGGCACTGGCCAACCCTGGATTTCGTCGCCGCCTACAACGACGCGGAAAGCGACTCGGTCTCCACCCAGAACCAGACGAACAAGTACGGCTCGGTGGGTGTGGAGTTTCGCATGCCGATCTTCGCCGGCGGCGCCACCAACGCCCAGGTTCGCCAGGCGAGCGCCAACCGGGAGCTGGCCAACGACCAGCTGAACTCCAGTCGCGAAGAAGTGCTGTCGGGCACTACCCGCGAATTCCGCGGCGTACAGAGTGGCGAACAACGGGTACGGGCACTGGAGAAGGCGGTGGTATCCAGCGAGCGCGCCCAGGACTCGGCCCGCAAGGGGTTCCAGGCTGGCACCAGCACCAACCTGGATATCCTCAATGCCGAGGAACAGGCCTTCATCGCCCGCCGCGACCTGCTGGAGGCCAAGCTGCGCTACCTGCTTTCACGCCTGCGCCTGGCGGCTGCGGTGGGGTCGTTGGGGGAGGATGATATCCAGCAGGCGAATGCCTACCTGGGGCCGTCGCTTTCGATGCATCCGTGA
- a CDS encoding HlyD family type I secretion periplasmic adaptor subunit, producing MQAASESKALVRVEQPTVVDLDDSRPARWGVWMVLAGFGGFLAWAMWAPLDAGVVANATVNVTNARKTVQHLTGGEVDAILVREGDKVRAGQELVRLDPTQAIAEQGALSSQYIVAKTVEDRLMAERDGADTVTFTPELLERFGGDPRLQDAIALQQRLFHTRRKALLGEISILHENLNGAEEQLKGLRQVQATRSSQSKFLGEELDGVRSLAAEGYIPRNRMLELERNASELNGSMAQNIADIGRTRNQIAELKLRILQREQDFQKEVESQLTDIQKESTSLAERLRSVDYQVENTVIRSPIDGIVLGLTITTVGGVIQPGARLMDVVPDSEPLQVDAQVPVQAIDKMVPGLSVDITFPAFNHAQTPNIPGRVLTVAADRLVDEASKQPYYLTQVEVTEEGMKMLGPNNIRAGMPATVTIKTGERSLMSYLMKPLLGRVGNAFKEQ from the coding sequence ATGCAAGCGGCAAGCGAAAGCAAGGCCCTGGTAAGGGTCGAACAACCGACGGTGGTGGACCTCGATGACAGCCGCCCGGCCCGTTGGGGCGTGTGGATGGTGCTGGCCGGATTCGGCGGCTTCCTGGCCTGGGCCATGTGGGCTCCGCTGGACGCCGGCGTGGTGGCAAACGCCACGGTCAACGTCACCAATGCCCGCAAGACGGTGCAGCACCTCACCGGCGGCGAGGTGGATGCCATCCTGGTGCGCGAAGGCGACAAGGTGCGCGCCGGCCAGGAGCTGGTGCGCCTGGACCCGACCCAGGCGATCGCCGAGCAGGGCGCCCTGAGTTCCCAGTACATCGTCGCCAAGACCGTGGAAGACCGCCTGATGGCCGAACGCGATGGTGCCGACACCGTCACCTTCACTCCGGAACTGCTGGAGCGCTTCGGCGGCGACCCACGGCTGCAGGATGCCATCGCCCTGCAGCAGCGGCTGTTCCACACCCGGCGCAAGGCCCTGCTGGGGGAAATCAGCATCCTGCATGAGAACCTCAATGGCGCCGAGGAGCAGCTCAAGGGCCTGCGCCAGGTGCAGGCCACCCGTTCCAGCCAATCGAAGTTCCTGGGCGAGGAACTCGACGGCGTGCGCAGCCTGGCGGCGGAAGGCTATATCCCGCGCAACCGCATGCTGGAGCTGGAACGCAACGCATCGGAACTGAACGGTTCCATGGCGCAGAACATCGCGGATATCGGGCGTACCCGGAACCAGATCGCCGAACTCAAGCTGCGTATCCTCCAGCGCGAGCAGGATTTCCAGAAGGAAGTGGAATCCCAGCTCACCGATATCCAGAAGGAGTCCACCTCCCTGGCCGAGCGCCTGCGTTCGGTGGACTACCAGGTGGAAAATACGGTGATCCGTTCGCCCATCGACGGCATCGTCCTCGGCCTGACCATCACCACGGTCGGTGGAGTGATCCAGCCCGGTGCGCGGCTCATGGACGTGGTGCCGGACAGTGAGCCCCTGCAGGTGGACGCCCAGGTGCCGGTACAGGCCATCGACAAGATGGTCCCGGGCCTGTCGGTGGATATCACCTTCCCGGCCTTCAACCATGCGCAGACGCCGAACATTCCCGGACGGGTGCTGACGGTCGCCGCCGACCGGCTGGTGGACGAAGCCAGCAAACAGCCCTATTACTTGACCCAGGTGGAAGTGACCGAGGAAGGCATGAAGATGCTCGGGCCGAACAACATCCGGGCAGGCATGCCGGCCACCGTAACCATCAAGACCGGTGAGCGCAGCCTGATGAGCTACTTGATGAAACCGCTGCTGGGCCGTGTCGGTAACGCATTCAAGGAGCAGTGA
- a CDS encoding type I secretion system permease/ATPase, protein MKNFSQPRTELSEALSRLRHTFYVVGGFSGIINLMMLAPALYMLQVYDRVLASSNVTTLAMLTVLMLGLYVLMSLLEVVRSSVLIRLGNRLDMSLNKRVFNASFERNLRRAGGNPAQALQDLSQVRQFLTGNGLFAFFDAPWTPIYLLVIFLVHPLLGVITLIGSAILFALALLTEVVTRGPLMEANQAALASGAFANNNLRNTEVIEAMGMLPAIRERWFGSHQRILEKQTQASDRAAYINGASRFVRVTLQSVILGAGALLAIKGEITAGMMIASSILSGRAMAPVEQAIGVWKQLLSARGSWERLSKLLQDFPARNTAMALPKPQGALSVEQAMTAAPGGVVTILRGINFSLSPGEALGIIGPSASGKSTLARLLVGVWPAQAGKVRLDGADIFQWNKEELGPWIGYLPQDVELFEGTIADNIARFGEMNSEEVILAARRAGVHEMILRFEKGYDTPLGVDGSPLSGGQKQRIALARAIYGDPSMIVLDEPNANLDDLGEAALVEAILDLKKRGKTLVLISHRPSVLSTVDKVLLMRDGGVQLFGPREEVFAALRQASVMPSVGTPNLASMRAKE, encoded by the coding sequence ATGAAGAATTTCTCGCAGCCCCGTACCGAGTTGTCCGAAGCCCTGAGTCGCCTCCGTCATACCTTCTATGTGGTGGGTGGCTTCAGCGGCATCATCAACCTGATGATGCTCGCGCCCGCCCTCTACATGCTGCAGGTCTACGACCGGGTGCTGGCGAGCAGCAACGTCACCACCCTGGCGATGCTGACGGTATTGATGCTCGGCCTGTACGTGCTGATGTCGTTGCTCGAAGTGGTGCGTTCGAGCGTGCTGATCCGCCTTGGCAACCGGCTGGACATGAGCCTGAACAAGCGGGTGTTCAATGCGTCCTTCGAGCGCAACCTGCGCCGCGCCGGCGGCAACCCGGCCCAGGCGCTGCAGGACCTGTCCCAGGTGCGCCAGTTCCTCACCGGCAATGGCCTGTTTGCCTTCTTCGATGCCCCCTGGACGCCCATCTACCTGCTGGTGATCTTCCTCGTGCACCCGCTGCTGGGCGTCATCACCCTGATCGGTTCTGCAATCCTCTTCGCCCTGGCCCTGCTCACCGAAGTGGTGACCCGCGGCCCGCTGATGGAGGCCAACCAGGCGGCCCTGGCCTCCGGCGCGTTCGCCAACAACAACCTGCGCAATACCGAAGTGATCGAAGCCATGGGCATGCTGCCAGCGATTCGCGAGCGCTGGTTCGGCAGCCACCAGCGCATTCTCGAGAAGCAGACCCAGGCTTCCGACCGCGCCGCCTACATCAATGGCGCCAGCCGCTTCGTGCGGGTCACCCTGCAGTCGGTGATCCTCGGCGCCGGCGCACTGCTGGCGATCAAGGGCGAGATCACTGCGGGGATGATGATCGCCAGTTCCATCCTCAGTGGCCGCGCCATGGCGCCGGTGGAGCAGGCCATCGGTGTCTGGAAGCAGTTGCTCTCGGCCCGCGGCTCCTGGGAACGGCTGTCCAAGCTGCTGCAGGACTTCCCGGCGCGCAACACCGCCATGGCCCTGCCCAAGCCCCAGGGCGCGCTGTCGGTGGAACAGGCCATGACCGCGGCGCCTGGCGGCGTCGTCACCATCCTGCGCGGGATCAACTTCAGCCTCTCGCCCGGTGAAGCCCTCGGCATCATCGGCCCGTCGGCCTCCGGCAAGTCCACCCTGGCGCGCCTGCTGGTGGGCGTATGGCCGGCGCAAGCGGGCAAGGTGCGCCTGGACGGTGCCGATATCTTCCAGTGGAACAAGGAGGAACTCGGTCCCTGGATCGGCTACCTGCCGCAGGACGTGGAGTTGTTCGAAGGCACCATTGCCGACAACATCGCCCGCTTCGGCGAGATGAACAGCGAGGAGGTGATTCTCGCCGCCAGGCGTGCCGGGGTGCACGAGATGATCCTGCGCTTCGAGAAAGGCTACGACACACCGCTCGGCGTGGATGGCAGCCCGTTGTCGGGCGGCCAGAAACAGCGTATCGCCCTGGCCCGGGCCATCTATGGCGACCCCTCGATGATCGTGCTCGATGAGCCCAACGCCAACCTCGATGACCTGGGCGAAGCGGCGCTGGTGGAAGCGATCCTCGACCTGAAGAAGCGTGGCAAGACGCTGGTCCTGATTTCCCATCGTCCCAGTGTGCTCAGCACAGTGGACAAGGTCCTGCTGATGCGTGACGGCGGCGTGCAATTGTTCGGTCCTCGTGAAGAGGTCTTCGCAGCATTGCGCCAGGCCAGCGTCATGCCCTCCGTGGGCACGCCGAACCTGGCATCGATGCGGGCCAAGGAGTAA
- a CDS encoding TetR family transcriptional regulator encodes MARRTKEEAEETRVQILDATERVFHEKGVSRASLAEIAAAAGVSRGAIYWHFENKNDLFQAMLERIHTPLEELARASESEDEPDPLGRMHQLMVRLLRRVELDPQSRRIHEILRHKVEYTEELGDLRQQMEDQSVDCDQRIAKALRNAVSRGQLPDDLDCRRAAISVHAYLEGIQTNWLLVPASYSLADEAENLVNSLMDMLKSSPALRARAN; translated from the coding sequence ATGGCCAGACGTACCAAAGAGGAAGCTGAAGAAACCCGCGTGCAGATACTCGACGCCACTGAACGGGTATTTCACGAGAAGGGGGTTTCCCGTGCTTCGCTGGCGGAAATCGCGGCCGCCGCCGGAGTCAGCCGAGGCGCCATCTACTGGCATTTCGAGAACAAGAACGACCTGTTCCAGGCCATGCTCGAGCGCATCCATACGCCGCTGGAAGAGCTGGCCCGCGCCAGCGAGAGCGAGGATGAGCCCGATCCCCTCGGGCGCATGCACCAGTTGATGGTGCGCCTGCTCCGGCGCGTGGAGCTGGACCCGCAGAGCCGGCGCATCCACGAAATCCTCCGGCACAAGGTGGAATACACCGAGGAACTGGGCGACCTCCGCCAGCAGATGGAAGACCAGAGCGTCGACTGCGACCAGCGCATCGCCAAGGCCCTGCGCAATGCGGTGAGCCGCGGCCAGTTGCCCGACGACCTGGATTGCCGCCGTGCCGCGATCAGCGTGCATGCCTACCTGGAAGGCATCCAGACCAACTGGCTGCTGGTGCCGGCGAGCTACTCCCTGGCCGACGAGGCCGAGAACCTGGTGAACAGCCTGATGGACATGCTCAAGTCCAGCCCGGCGCTGCGAGCCAGGGCGAACTGA